In Cotesia glomerata isolate CgM1 linkage group LG3, MPM_Cglom_v2.3, whole genome shotgun sequence, one genomic interval encodes:
- the LOC123261255 gene encoding natterin-3-like, whose protein sequence is MPGYKWVRYSGARYWTPGMITIGRDLDGAHLVVGRAHHHGDLLPAKAKPEHGVAYVAHGGAEHIKHDFEILMPAEFHWIPSRHGQVPPGAVEGGRTSNGEVLFVGRAHHNGTPCVGKIHPSHGSLYIPYNGEEIPYKEYEVLVQH, encoded by the exons GATACAAGTGGGTGAGATATTCTGGAGCAAGGTATTGGACTCCCGGAATGATTACCATTGGCCGTGATTTGGATGGTGCTCATCTTGTTGTTGGCCGAGCGCATCATCATGGCGATTTGCTACCGGCTAAAGCTAAACCTGAACATGGTGTTGCATATGTTGCTCATGGCGGGGCTGAACACATAAAACACGACTTTGaa atctTAATGCCAGCAGAGTTTCATTGGATACCATCAAGACATGGTCAAGTACCACCTGGAGCTGTAGAGGGCGGCAGAACTAGTAATGGAGAAGTATTATTTGTCGGTCGCGCTCATCATAATGGAACTCCTTGTGTAGGGAAG aTTCATCCTAGTCATGGAAGTCTTTACATTCCCTACAACGGCGAGGAAATTCCTTATAAAGAGTACGAAGTATTGGTTCAAcactaa